CGATTGTAACTGCCAAAGTGACCAAATCCGTGATCCAGCACCCTTTTCAATCAAGCTGGATTTTTGCTGGATCAGAGCGAACTTGTTGAAACCATACAGAAGTATAAGGTATGCGTCGTGTGTGTTATTTTCGAAAGAAAAATTTGTTTAACATTTCCATTATAACGATTGCCCGTTACTGTGACCGTACACACCATTTTCCTAAAAAAAGTAAGGGCCGACAACGTTCCTGCGCTAGAAACTGCGCACCATACTGTAACACGTTCTGGGTGTAAATCGGTTTAATGAATGACTTATGGGTTTTCTTTTGCCCATATGCGACAGTTttatttgttagggttccgtacccaaagggtaaaaacgggatcctatactaaaaatagaataaaatagagatttaagtggggctcccatacaacaaacgtgatttttgaccgaagttaagcaacgtcgggcggggtcagtacttggatgggtgaccgtttttatagataatggtacggaactcttcgtgtgcgagtccttctcgcacttggccggttttttttttgtttacatttccATTCAAGTCGAAGTATGCTTTATCGGACATGAATAAACAAATTATGTAGTTTTCTTCCTTAGTTTTAGTCCGATGCAGAGCTtgcattaaacatttaaaacaaataagtttacagtagtaatgttaaaacaataaatttcttAATGTATTTAAACGGATATATTCATTAGCGACAAGTAAATGTTAACCAAAACGGACTTATTAAACTTTGTTTTTGTAGCAACATTCCTGCCTCACCGTGTGTTTTGCAGTTCTGACACATTTTTGATGAAATAAGTGTTAATCGTAAATATGTTTCAATTTAACGATGATATGTTTACTGGTTGCGTTAATATCAACACAACTTATGAAACTGTTTGGGTTTTGTGAGAAATGGTTTAAATTCTGTGAAATCACGACATCTTTTGGTCGCTACTCGACATGACCTCCCATAACATCCAAATATTACGTTCTATAGGTATACATGGAGCTTTTGAATTAgagtttaaatttttgagaGTACTGTTGATGATCTGATTTTTCAGCAGTCAGATAAAACCACGGTACCTTATATACCGGAGCATAGGTTTTTAAGATGATGAGATAGGACTGATTGTATGACCTTCTttgttaaatgttaatatatttttcctttttttaattgtgggacgtaccacattattacaatctataaattgtatggtattgtgattgacatctgtatatacaatttatagaccTTCTTTGTTTTTCCgatgttacctttatttaagtttaaataacgcgttaataataataaaacatttcagAAAGACGCGTCAGCCGACGAGTTTGGATACATCCCAGTTTTAACCAATACTCGAAGAAATAACACAATCGACACTGATTCTGACGACAATTTTGACACGGCATCTTCCGATTTCGAATTTAACCCCCAGAATCCTTACACTGTGCACAAAAATCGATACCTACAGAATTATCTTTGGAATCATAAGGTAAAATAAGGGCCAGGTAAGGTATTTTTGTCTACTAGGCATTCCATAATACATTTTGATTCAAGTACGCAAGAtacgtaggtacagtcgaaggcaaaaatatcgatccagacacatggctcaaaaatatgtgaacacgactttattgtccaatgtgtaagagcgtacaaatatttttgaaacgttgggaatgtatatatatttatgcccttgactgtacgtcAGACCAGTGGTCTTTCACACTTTTCATTAAACAAGTTAAAAACTAAAAGGGGCGCGTCCGGTGCATTGGAACCTAAACTCAAATTACCCTATTACATAATACAACCTAATATCAAAAACACATACTATCATATAaacataaattcaaaataacctAACTTCAAAACACCTGAGTCCCACACTAAAACAAAAACGAACTTATCTCTATTATATACTACTGCCCAGATCACCTACTGTCATAAAAGCTGAAGATCAAAACGAGCTCTTCCCAGAATATTACTAGTCTTCAAATACACCATTCTCAAAATACAATAGTCTCAAAACACGCTAGTCCCAAAATGCCCTAAATGTGTCTGTGTAGCGTTTATTCCTGACAAGTTGAAATACGTGAAAGAAAATAGAACCTTCAGCATTGATGACGGATATCAGGCCACTTATAAATAGTGTCACTTTAGACAACATTAAGAAATAGGTCTCGCTGTCATCCACCACCATTTTCTTATCCATCGCAATGACGAGTACAAGCAACTTAACGTTTATTAATAATCAAAAAGGGTACTCCTGTTTGCTCTACGACGGgcataaatataattctaaccacacaaataataatttttaagaaaaaaaaaccgacttcaatgggggatgccgctgaaagttcacttattgttaatggttcactcttagattccagacaatggaatgaaaaagacagcatcttttgcctaattatgtagaaaaggaggtaaatcgacccacttttctagtagcatttcgtttttgtaagggtcgcagttctaacctatcctaacctacttttctgatagcatttcgtttctgtaagggtcacagctctaatctagacagtcctttgacaaactatatttcatttaaatataaacttaatgcatgaggctaattgcatCTGTGTATTTGTTGTGTTTCCAAGTTGACAGAAATGTCACGTCGGAAACGCACGTAGGCAGTATGGCTTAGAGCTTTAGCCATGAAGTTATTTAGCCTGTCCAGATGgacgaaaaaaaaacggaaacgCACGTTTTTTttcgatgacatctgtcacgttTATTCGCGTAAGTATTTACCTAGAATAATTCTGGCTCAGTTTTCGTTATATAGTTAGACAGagaacgtttttttattttatttattggagaaacaacagaggtatgcgacaggataataggttacattgttaggtacatatatgattgagatgacacttacttccttaaacgctctcactaaaacatacttaaaataaacggaCTTAACTAAAAGGTATGTTTACATACAAGTTTACCAAGTGTTCCAGACCATGCGTACGTGTACTGTAATTAGGTACTACAATTAAaatgaaagagaaaagaaaagaaaaataccaaaaacttgGACATACTGACAACCAATCAAATCAATATATGTAACATTAAGTACAATTAAGTACAATGACAGTAGCGATACTAATAAATAAGCGATACTATAGCAATGATGACGACACATTACTGACGAACACTATGTTGGCCGTTGAGAATATTGAGTATTTGATTACGATATTTGGGCTTGGCGACATTGAATATATCGATGGAAGTAAATTCTTTATTGTAAGTGTTACAAATACGACGTAAGGGGGCTCGCAAACCGGCGTTACTAGAGGCGGTGGAAACCGAGAACAAAGCATTAGAGCGCGAGCCGCATCGAGCTGGGACTCTGAACCGTATGAGCTCCAGCAGGTCTATACTGTTAAAGTGACCTTTGCAGATATTAAAGAGAGTAATTGCGTCACAGCATTTGCGTCTGGTATCTAAtgactgcaatttataatagCGCAACAGATCAACGTACGGCAGACGTTTTCCTGTCAATCGTCTATGTAATGCCCGTAAGAACTTTTTTGAACCATTTCCATAGCATTTGCATATTTCTTATACAGTGGATTCCAAATTACAGAACCATATTCTAAGTGGGGTCTAACCAGTAATTTATACAGCAGAAGATAACTTgaagattttttaaaaacctttGCAGTTCTCAGAACGAAACCTAGCATTTGATACGCTTTTGAAATGATACGCTCTATGTGCAATTGGAAGTCTAGTTTAACGTCGAATAGGATTCCTAGATCTCGTGCCGTTGACACTTTTTTGATATAATCATTGGCTATTTTATATTTCGAGTTGAtaactctttttttattttttgtaaaggt
The Cydia strobilella chromosome Z, ilCydStro3.1, whole genome shotgun sequence genome window above contains:
- the LOC134753755 gene encoding uncharacterized protein LOC134753755, with the translated sequence MAMAKDASADEFGYIPVLTNTRRNNTIDTDSDDNFDTASSDFEFNPQNPYTVHKNRYLQNYLWNHKLSGDHMNVNPYAPRFITFGATAPELFYSRKWWYFNQDDFIPFG